The Streptomyces sp. NBC_00236 DNA window AGGCCGCCGCGCACGCGCAGCGCTTCGGCTGGGACACGGCGGCGGCGGCGACCGCGGACGTGTACACCGACGCGGTGCAGGACCACCGGCGCCGGGTCCGCTCGCACCACGGGTGACACGGGGGTTCCCGCCGGACCCGCACCCGGCGCCTGACGTACGCTCGCTCCATGGCTGACGTACCCGAGGAAGCGGCGACGCCGCAGGTCGCACAGGTCGCCCAGGTCATCGGGGCGACGCTGAAGGATGCCGGGCTCGACTACGAGAGCCCCGCGCCCGGCCATTACGTCGTCCAGTTGCCCGGCACCCGCAAGCTCGCCACCACCTGCTCGCTCATCGTCGGCACGCACGCGCTGTCCCTCAACGCCTTCGTCATCCGGCACCCCGACGAGAACGACGCGGCGGTGCACCGCTGGCTGCTGGAGCGCAACCTCCGGCTGTTCGGCGTGAGTTACGCGATCGACTCGCTCGGGGACGTCTACCTCGTCGGCAAACTGCCGCTGTCCGTGG harbors:
- a CDS encoding YbjN domain-containing protein, which encodes MADVPEEAATPQVAQVAQVIGATLKDAGLDYESPAPGHYVVQLPGTRKLATTCSLIVGTHALSLNAFVIRHPDENDAAVHRWLLERNLRLFGVSYAIDSLGDVYLVGKLPLSVVTPGELDRLLGVVLEAADGAFNPLLELGFASAIRKEYAWRVSRGESTRNLEAFTHLTQRPAD